In Microcoleus sp. FACHB-831, one genomic interval encodes:
- a CDS encoding Tab2/Atab2 family RNA-binding protein has translation MGTVWELDFYSRPIVDEDNKKIWEVLVCESPLRTMAQPESLLRYAKFCPSTEVNSVWLRKAIEEAIAQSGYAPTKIRFFRRQMTNMIAKACEDLGIPAIPSRRVYALRGWLQERMQQIYPKHPNYQPGNMPSVQLEKTAPARLPDALIGQQWAFVSLEAAALAEMDEWEVAFGEAFPLQLAYDAQGEPLPPDAIIPGVIIFSPRALALAGWMSGIEPASLKFDSGSNSRLLLETGAFDSWILANIKDPKIIMEAKNFEEAKKKANTVHFIAVQSDPQAESFAGFWLMQELNLA, from the coding sequence ATGGGAACAGTTTGGGAATTAGATTTTTACTCTCGCCCAATTGTGGACGAGGACAACAAAAAAATTTGGGAAGTTTTGGTGTGCGAGAGTCCGTTGCGAACTATGGCGCAACCAGAGTCCCTATTGCGGTACGCAAAGTTCTGTCCCAGTACGGAAGTAAACTCGGTTTGGTTGCGGAAGGCAATAGAGGAAGCGATCGCGCAATCCGGCTATGCTCCCACAAAAATCCGCTTCTTCCGTCGGCAGATGACTAACATGATTGCCAAAGCCTGCGAAGACTTGGGCATTCCAGCAATTCCCAGCCGCAGGGTTTATGCCTTGCGCGGGTGGCTGCAAGAGCGGATGCAGCAGATATATCCTAAACATCCCAATTATCAACCGGGCAACATGCCATCCGTCCAATTAGAAAAAACCGCACCAGCCCGCCTGCCAGATGCCTTAATCGGCCAGCAGTGGGCGTTTGTTAGCTTGGAAGCAGCGGCATTAGCAGAAATGGACGAGTGGGAAGTTGCCTTTGGCGAAGCTTTCCCGTTGCAGCTAGCTTATGACGCACAAGGAGAACCTTTACCGCCTGACGCCATAATTCCAGGCGTGATAATTTTCTCCCCCAGAGCGCTGGCTCTGGCTGGTTGGATGTCAGGAATCGAACCAGCTTCCCTAAAATTTGATAGTGGCTCAAACTCTAGATTGTTGTTAGAAACAGGGGCATTTGACAGCTGGATTTTAGCAAACATCAAAGATCCAAAAATTATTATGGAAGCAAAGAACTTTGAGGAGGCGAAGAAGAAAGCCAACACGGTACATTTTATAGCTGTACAGTCCGACCCGCAGGCGGAATCCTTTGCTGGGTTCTGGCTAATGCAAGAGTTGAATTTGGCATAA
- a CDS encoding TldD/PmbA family protein, producing the protein MNNSPEESLAEQLLDLAAKSGAQAADVYQSRSLSYPVFFEANRLKQLESAQSEGTTLRLWVDGRPGLAVAYGPVEPQALVDKAIALSTLNEPEQVQLITNRDCVYPDLGETIPVGSMVKQGKEAIAMVREVYPEVLCTAQWECEIETTRLLNSEGLDCRYTDTTASCYLSAEWVRGEDFLSVSDGQQARDKLDVATLTQRILQRLSWALENVAPPTGRIPILFTDKAADMLWETVQAAVNGKRVLEGASPWSDRQGKQVTSTSLTISQQPQVGPFSCPFDDEGSPTQHLVFIKEGVLQMFYTDLMTGRALGTSSTGNGFRPGLGSYPTPGLVNLLIHPGKGSLIDLISQMDEGLIVDQMLGGATGISGDFSINVDLGYRVQKGEIVGRVKDTMVAGNIYTALKQLVALGDDADWNGPVLTPSVIVEGLSVTGKT; encoded by the coding sequence ATGAACAATTCGCCAGAAGAATCATTAGCAGAACAGTTGTTGGATCTAGCCGCTAAGTCAGGCGCACAAGCAGCGGATGTTTACCAATCGCGATCGCTTTCTTATCCTGTGTTCTTTGAAGCCAACCGCCTCAAACAACTCGAAAGCGCCCAATCTGAAGGTACTACCTTGCGTCTTTGGGTTGACGGGCGTCCGGGTTTGGCTGTAGCTTACGGGCCAGTTGAACCTCAAGCTTTAGTAGATAAAGCGATCGCGCTCTCGACACTCAACGAACCCGAACAAGTACAACTAATTACCAATCGCGACTGTGTTTATCCAGACTTAGGAGAAACAATACCAGTTGGGAGCATGGTAAAACAGGGCAAAGAAGCGATCGCGATGGTTCGCGAAGTTTACCCAGAAGTACTTTGCACCGCCCAATGGGAATGCGAAATAGAAACTACGCGGCTGCTCAACTCCGAAGGACTAGATTGCCGCTATACGGACACTACTGCTAGTTGTTATCTCTCGGCAGAATGGGTGCGAGGAGAAGACTTTCTCAGCGTCTCCGATGGTCAACAAGCGCGGGATAAACTGGATGTTGCCACGCTAACCCAGCGCATCTTGCAGCGCTTGTCGTGGGCATTAGAAAACGTCGCCCCTCCTACGGGACGCATACCCATCTTGTTCACAGACAAAGCAGCAGATATGCTCTGGGAAACCGTGCAAGCCGCCGTGAATGGCAAACGAGTACTCGAAGGCGCTTCTCCTTGGAGCGATCGCCAAGGCAAGCAAGTCACCAGCACCAGCCTCACGATATCCCAGCAACCACAAGTTGGCCCTTTTAGCTGTCCCTTTGATGACGAAGGCAGTCCCACTCAGCACTTGGTTTTCATCAAAGAAGGCGTATTGCAGATGTTTTACACCGACTTGATGACAGGACGTGCCTTGGGAACCAGCAGTACGGGAAACGGCTTTCGCCCCGGTTTGGGCAGCTATCCCACCCCCGGTTTAGTTAACTTGCTGATACATCCGGGTAAAGGTTCGCTAATCGATTTGATTTCGCAAATGGATGAGGGACTGATAGTAGACCAGATGCTAGGCGGCGCTACTGGTATTTCTGGGGACTTTTCCATCAACGTTGACCTCGGCTACCGGGTGCAAAAGGGTGAGATTGTGGGGCGCGTCAAGGATACGATGGTTGCAGGAAACATCTACACGGCGCTGAAACAGTTGGTAGCGCTGGGAGACGACGCCGATTGGAACGGGCCAGTGCTAACGCCGTCTGTGATTGTAGAGGGATTGTCTGTCACCGGAAAGACTTAG